A genomic stretch from Apis cerana isolate GH-2021 linkage group LG9, AcerK_1.0, whole genome shotgun sequence includes:
- the LOC107997512 gene encoding protein still life, isoform SIF type 1 isoform X3 encodes MGNKLSCSCAPLIRKAYRYEDSPWQAGARGGMGGSGARRGDTGHLLRLWAEVFHVSASGAGTVKWQQVSEDLVPVNITCIQDSPECIFHITAYNSQVDKILDVRLVQPGTRIGQASECFVYWKDTMTNDTWGLNFTSPIDAKQFRECCSPSFKISRKASSSYSLKLEPPNKQKIKTRRKPLSTPASPSRSREPQCTCMTPEQLARFRSQEARYRGFCTTSTLPRTMARSTEVEMTPGRDKITAATSSASLYDNVNNANVTPGKTAKAGESKQKEKQNETCQTTPKTANVGIETVTVGSQIDSPEEKGAAISPKKGQKQSQDSSTQQNGSEMLKSEGTQAGGTLQNKSLRKEQLHHTKSADYTDLEMQNGNIFNIVNNNHSGKKSKSKSTDDMRIENAQNGGISLDSNTLKRMLKPMPSIDSPVTSPEMTRKRHSHHNYHYHPSNNNQKYIMQETENENCAHLYRPTYNNKFQTTRSVHDMGRQYAGGRARTYLDSERNRCTGDMSPPSDNVIFDNQCYATTPSSSNGNSDMEQPTHCNSRRCNGSQVYQQQNMQSVSTPGSPTSRLLLEYEMHLRNTLAKGMDAESYSLRTFEALLTQSMEDLEFAKNIPLNTQRTPHVSRRRSSSNKSSTLPLSYRYERQNSKDRDGYYSDRNEMIREKRDREIDRDRGYLSDYNSRCTSCVGESARAQWFRHSDGWQSGSSTLGSGASSSINPSYTGHKRDSPWDSLPSLRHEGSLNDSGYKSNRTDSLEQRGTFDRQDSVRSDYMSDRDGRYGIVQQASLESTDSRICYLTSSEMSDDDKMSLTTAVSDDDDGESVINSPYRGKQTGTAAASFNCTGAVRKAGFLSVKKWLLRKKHQIELARKRGWKGYWVCLKGTTLLFYPCESQESRTMEAAPKHLIIVDGAIMQPIPEHPKRDYIFCLSTAFGDAYLFQAPCQVELENWVNSIHSACAAAFARHRGKTGTLHLLQEEIFRLEKAIESDHKLKHMADLQQSVVSDVETKQQINNQIVQWEENLERLHCEQFRLRCYMASLQSGELPNPKSLLTHVSRATKQTLNKLGVFTVSSFHAFICARSPSLLNNLLAGRGATKRRPPLLSRSNSGSSRRSLQISSRDDEKTVKVFVPENQLVSVFVRDAMTVEEFLASACNRKNLNPMEHFVRVKKRRDMEDHNYFVPHRTDLIETYLHTHEVVEVCAKILYQVELQRNTLEQMWGFSVEAELIENSDRQDELCCYVSRVEDKSVAMQNGIIKGDEIMVINGAIVSDLDMMYLESVLQEEVGLCMMMRSSRTEPPDLTGIMRVTDDIIESLVCPPPPSDPPVISEEMISGLIVPAPGWSKESIMQECTTTSHMENGKQTSRTNSFEIENLLKTAEQVTGICRSPGETRKSSPTGSVVSSHSQALTPSRQLSDAEKLKKVILELIETERTYVKNLNNLLENYLEPLKRETFLSNAEINALFGNIQEIVTFQRQFLQNLDHAIEMEADFNNFDHPSQFKGVLFSIGSAFLYYVNHFKLYSSFCASHSKAQKVLHPNEGNQALQEFLQARNPRQQHSSTLESYLIKPIQRILKYPLLLQQLRNLTDERSEEHQHLIEALKGMEKVAEHINEMQRIHEEYGAIFDHLFRQHQKSCKQPIDLSPGDLLYYGGVEWLNISDFLGKIKKGLELHAMCFVFKSAVVFLCKERLRQKKKLMGVSTKANSSEVEIIRYQVLIPVTEVQVRASSAKDMESHFLWELIHLRSQLQRRSEKVYVLSNSTTEFRNAFLRTIRQIIRESVRNMSIPSTKQNLSQPPISISPRMSTGHVEKFEKQSAGTSQVGQNGGNGGSGVATLSKKKQQLLTTSHNVKRKYSQSKQAVEHESSEDKDNEEAGASAINQQQTTFRSRSKTISDTSGEIKVEMDSGTKSEGEEDSQAFLGEKKANLGRTPNHLTLSTTSTISAGSTGSQARLIQSSHQPENYQPITVKELGSPIWKPRELPSLGESTTLPRKGKSASEFGDISSSHSASRKSLIEINNCAQQSNCNNHV; translated from the exons ACTGTGGGCCGAAGTGTTCCATGTAAGCGCAAGCGGGGCTGGGACCGTGAAATGGCAGCAGGTTTCCGAGGATTTAGTTCCTGTAAATATCACGTGCATTCAAGATTCGCCAGAATGTATTTTCCATATTACCGCGTACAACAGTCAGGTGGACAAAATTTTGGACGTACGATTGGTACAACCAG GTACACGGATTGGACAAGCGTCAGAGTGTTTCGTTTATTGGAAAGACACGATGACCAACGATACATGGGGATTGAATTTTACCTCTCCGATAGACGCTAAACAATTCAGAGAATGTTGC TCACCGTCGTTCAAGATTTCAAGGAAAGCGTCCTCTTCTTACTCGTTGAAGCTCGAACCGCCTAACAAACAAAAGATCAAGACACGGAGAAAGCCTTTATCGACACCGGCATCACCGAGCAGATCCAGGGAGCCCCAATGCACTTGCATGACACCGGAACAACTCGCCAGATTTCGAAGCCAAGAAGCCAGATACCGAGGTTTTTGCA CCACCTCCACGCTTCCACGGACGATGGCGCGATCGACCGAGGTGGAGATGACGCCGGGCCGTGATAAAATAACAGCGGCAACGTCCAGTGCCTCCCTCTACGATAACGTTAACAACGCGAACGTGACGCCGGGGAAAACGGCGAAAGCAGGGGAATCGAAGCAAAAGGAGAAACAGAACGAGACATGTCAGACAACGCCAAAGACGGCGAACGTAGGCATCGAAACTGTCACTGTTGGCTCGCAA ATCGATAGCCCGGAAGAGAAAGGCGCTGCGATATCACCGAAAAAAGGTCAAAAGCAAAGTCAAGACTCGTCTACTCAACAAAATGGTAGCGAGATGCTCAAATCAGAAGGTACACAAGCAGGTGGCACGTTACAAAATAAGTCGTTGCGAAAAGAGCAATTACATCATACGAAGTCTGCCGATTACACAGACTTGGAGATGCAAAATGGCAATATTTTCAACATAGTGAACAATAATCACAGTGGGAAGAAATCGAAAAGCAAGAGTACGGACGATATGAGAATCGAGAATGCGCAGAACGGTGGGATTAGCTTAGATTCGAACACGTTGAAACGTATGCTGAAACCTATGCCGAGTATCGATAGCCCGGTTACGTCCCCAGAGATGACGAGAAAGAGGCATAGCCatcataattatcattatcatccgAGCAATAATAATCAGAAGTACATCATGCAAGAGACTGAAAACGAAAATTGCGCCCATCTGTATCGACCAACGTATAATAACAAGTTCCAGACGACTAGAAGCGTGCATGACATGGGACGTCAATACGCCG GCGGGAGAGCCAGGACCTATTTAGATTCGGAACGTAATCGATGCACAGGTGATATGTCGCCGCCATCGGATAATGTTATCTTCGATAATCAGTGTTACGCGACTACTCCGAGTTCCTCCAATGGAAACTCGGATATGGAGCAACCGACGCACTGCAATTCCCGTCGTTGCAACGGTAGCCAAGTTTATCAACAGCAGAACATGCAATCGGTGTCGACCCCCGGAAGCCCGACCAGCAGGCTACTACTCGAGTACGAGATGCATCTTAGGAACACACTTGCCAAGGGTATGGACGCGGAGAGTTACAGTTTACGGACTTTCGAAGCGTTGCTCACGCAAAGCATGGAGGATTTAG AATTCGCGAAAAATATACCGTTGAACACTCAACGTACACCTCACGTTTCACGAAGGC GTTCAAGTTCCAATAAATCGTCCACGTTACCGCTGTCGTATCGTTACGAGAGGCAGAATAGCAAGGACAGGGACGGTTATTACAGCGATCGTAACGAAATGATCAGGGAGAAGAGGGACAGGGAGATCGATCGGGATCGTGGATATCTCAGCGATTATAATTCGAG ATGCACCAGCTGCGTAGGGGAGTCTGCACGCGCGCAATGGTTTCGCCATTCGGACGGATGGCAATCCGGCAGTTCGACCCTCGGCTCCGGCGCCTCGAGCTCGATAAATCCAAGCTACACGGGGCACAAACGGGACTCCCCGTGGGACTCTTTGCCATCGTTGAGACACGAGGGAAGCCTCAACGACAGCGGATACAAATCGAATCGGACCGATTCTTTGGAGCAAAG AGGCACTTTCGATAGACAGGACAGCGTGAGATCGGATTATATGTCCGATCGGGATGGCAGATACGGAATTGTTCAACAAGCTTCCCTGGAGAGCACAGACTCGAGAATTTGCTACTTGACGTCCTCAGAG ATGTCAGATGACGATAAAATGTCCCTAACTACCGCGGTTAGCGACGACGATGACGGGGAGAGCGTGATAAATTCGCCCTATCGAGGGAAACAGACTGGTACAGCAGCTGCGTCGTTCAATTGTACGGGGGCGGTACGAAAAGCTGG ATTTCTAAGCGTGAAGAAATGGCTGTTACGAAAGAAGCACCAGATCGAGCTAGCGAGGAAGAGGGGTTGGAAAGGTTATTGGGTTTGCCTGAAGGGGACCACGCTTCTCTTCTATCCTTGCGAATCCCAAGAAAGTAGAACCATGGAGGCGGCGCCCAAGCATTTGATCATAGTCGATGGCGCGATAATGCAACCGATCCCGGAGCATCCGAAGAGAGACTACATATTTTGCTTGAGCACCGCTTTCGGCGATGCTTATTTATTTCAG GCTCCGTGTCAAGTGGAACTCGAGAACTGGGTGAACAGTATACATTCGGCTTGTGCAGCCGCGTTTGCGCGTCATCGTGGTAAAACTGGAACCCTTCATTTATTGCAGGAAGAAATATTTCGCTTAGAGAAAGCGATAGAATCG GACCACAAATTAAAACACATGGCTGATCTTCAGCAATCCGTCGTGTCTGACGTAGAGACGAAACAGCAGATCAACAATCAGATTGTTCAGTGGGAAGAAAATTTGGAGAGACTTCATTGTGAACAATTCAGACTCAGATGTTACATGGCCAGTTTACAAAGTGGCGAATTACCAAATCCAAAG AGTTTATTGACGCACGTGTCCCGCGCCACGAAGCAGACGTTGAACAAATTAGGGGTGTTCACCGTGTCGTCGTTTCACGCTTTCATATGCGCGCGAAGCCCTTCCCTGTTGAACAATCTGTTGGCGGGGCGAGGGGCCACCAAGAGAAGGCCGCCATTATTGTCGAGATCCAACAGCGGATCGAGCAGGAGATCCCTTCAAATTTCGTCCAGAGATGATGAGAAGACGGTGAAGGTTTTCGTGCCGGAAAATCAG ttGGTATCCGTATTTGTGCGCGATGCTATGACAGTGGAAGAATTCCTCGCAAGCGCTTGCAACAGGAAAAATCTTAACCCGATGGAACATTTCGTTCGCGTGAAGAAACGCCGCGACATGGAAgatcataattatttcgtaCCACATAGAACCGACTTGATAGAGACATAC ttGCACACGCACGAAGTGGTCGAGGTGTGCGCGAAGATCCTGTATCAAGTGGAGTTGCAAAGGAACACCCTCGAACAAATGTGGGGATTCTCTGTGGAGGCTGAGCTGATCGAGAATTCCGATCGACAGGACGAGCTGTGCTGCTACGTCAGCAGAGTCGAGGATAAGAGCGTAGCAATGCAGAAtg GTATCATTAAAGGTGACGAAATCATGGTGATCAACGGCGCGATAGTGAGCGACCTGGACATGATGTACCTGGAAAGCGTGTTGCAAGAGGAGGTAGGTTTGTGCATGATGATGAGATCCTCGAGGACCGAGCCCCCGGATCTCACGGGGATAATGAGAGTGACCGACGACATAATCGAGAGTTTGGTTTGCCCGCCGCCACCCTCCGACCCGCCTGTTATAAGCGAAGAAATGATCTCTGGGTTAATCGTTCCGGCTCCTGGATGGA GCAAAGAAAGTATCATGCAGGAGTGCACAACGACATCTCACATGGAGAATGGTAAACAAACGTCTCGGACGAATTCGTTCGAGATAGAGAATTTGTTGAAAACGGCGGAACAAGTGACGGGGATCTGTCGATCGCCTGGTGAAACGCGAAAGTCGAGCCCAACCGGAAGCGTTGTTAGTTCTCATTCCCAAGCTTTGACGCCGAGCAGGCAGTTGAGCGACGCTGAGAAACTGAAGAAAGTTATTCTAGAATTAATTGAGACTGAACGTACTTACGTGAAG aatttaaataatttgttggaGAACTACTTAGAGCCCCTTAAACGCGAAACCTTCCTATCGAATGCAGAGATAAACGCATTGTTCGGGAACATACAAGAGATTGTTACGTTTCAACGGCAATTTCTACAAAATCTTGATCACGCGATCGAGATGGAAgctgatttcaataatttcgatCATCCTAGTCAATTTAAG GGTGTCCTGTTTTCCATTGGAAGTGCCTTCTTGTATTACGTAAATCATTTCAAGTTGTACAGTTCGTTTTGTGCTAGCCACTCAAAGGCGCAAAAGGTTTTACATCCAA ATGAAGGAAACCAAGCTTTACAAGAGTTCCTGCAAGCGCGAAATCCAAGGCAGCAACACTCGTCGACATTAGAATCATACTTGATTAAACCTATTCaacgaatattgaaatatcctTTGCTCTTGCAACAACTTCGAAATCTCACCGACGAAAGAAGCGAAGAACACCAACACTTGATCG AGGCTTTGAAAGGTATGGAAAAAGTAGCAGAGCACATAAACGAAATGCAAAGAATTCACGAAGAATACGGAGCCATCTTCGATCACTTGTTCAGACAACATCAAAAATCTTGCAAGCAG CCGATCGATTTAAGCCCGGGAGATCTTTTGTATTATGGAGGTGTCGAGTGGCTCAATATTTCCGACTTTCTTGGTAAAATCAAGAAAGGTTTGGAACTGCACGCAATGTGTTTCGTTTTCAAATCTGCCGTCGTATTCCTGTGCAAGGAAAGATTGAGGCAGAAGAAGAAACTTatg GGAGTATCGACGAAAGCGAATTCCAGCGAGGTGGAGATAATACGTTATCAAGTGTTGATTCCTGTAACGGAAGTGCAAGTTAGAGCCAGCTCCGCCAAAGACATGGAATCTCATTTCTTGTGGGAATTGATCCATTTAAGAAGTCAATTACAAAGAAGATCGGAGAAAGTATATGTGCTTTCCAACAG CACAACGGAATTCAGGAACGCGTTTTTAAGGACGATACGTCAAATTATTCGAGAATCGGTCCGGAACATGAGCATACCGTCGACGAAACAAAACCTTAGCCAACCACCGATCAGCATTTCCCCACGAATGTCGACCGGCCACGTGGAGAAATTCGAGAAACAGTCGGCTGGAACGAGTCAGGTGGGGCAAAACGGTGGCAACGGCGGCAGTGGGGTGGCCACGTTGTCGAAGAAGAAACAGCAATTGTTGACAACGTCGCACAACGTGAAGCGGAAATACAGCCAATCGAAACAGGCTGTGGAGCACGAGAGCTCCGAGGATAAGGACAACGAGGAGGCGGGGGCCTCGGCCATTAACCAACAGCAAACGACATTTCGCTCCCGGAGCAAGACCATAAGCGACACATCCG GGGAGATAAAGGTCGAGATGGACTCGGGGACGAAATCGGAGGGTGAGGAAGACTCGCAAGCTTTTTTAGGTGAGAAGAAGGCGAATTTGGGCCGTACACCGAATCATTTGACTTTGAGCACCACTTCGACAATTTCAGCAGGAAGTACGGGTAGTCAGGCGAGACTGATCCAATCTTCTCATCAACCGGAAAATTATCAACCAATCACGGTCAAGGAACTTG GTTCGCCGATTTGGAAACCGCGGGAATTACCCTCGTTAGGTGAGTCCACGACGTTGCCACGTAAGGGTAAGTCGGCGAGCGAGTTTGGGGATATAAGCTCGTCTCATAGCGCCTCCCGAAAGTCTCTCATAGAAATCAATAATTGTGCTCAACAATCTAACTGTAATAACcacgtttaa